In one Pseudomonas sp. MM211 genomic region, the following are encoded:
- a CDS encoding LysR family transcriptional regulator, whose amino-acid sequence MMQDELGSLAAFVAVAQLNSFTRAAGRLGTSQSALSHKIRRLEGRLGIRLLSRTTRSVAPTEAGARLLETLGPALEDIHRQLGALTGAADQPAGTVRITSADHAAETIVWPAVHTLLSDYPDLNIELDVDNGFVDIVAERYDAGIRLGANLDKDMVAVPIGPPEQLVVVGAPSYFATYPKPETPFELSSHRCINRRLPTLGGASTWEFARDGQPLKVRVSGQLSLNRPELIIQAAMSGLGLACLLRSQVEAQIRAGSLLPILQQWCPSFAGYHLYYPSRRQNTAAFQLLVAALRYHEN is encoded by the coding sequence ATCATGCAGGACGAACTTGGCAGCCTGGCGGCCTTCGTGGCGGTGGCGCAATTGAACAGTTTTACTCGGGCCGCTGGGCGCCTCGGGACGTCTCAGTCCGCGTTGAGTCATAAAATCCGTCGCCTCGAAGGCAGGCTCGGCATCCGCCTGCTAAGCCGAACCACTCGCAGTGTTGCGCCCACTGAAGCTGGCGCTCGTCTGCTGGAAACGCTCGGGCCGGCGCTGGAGGATATACATCGGCAACTGGGCGCGTTGACGGGGGCTGCTGACCAGCCGGCAGGTACGGTGAGGATCACCTCCGCGGATCATGCTGCAGAAACCATCGTCTGGCCTGCTGTACACACGCTGCTTTCTGATTATCCCGATCTCAACATCGAGCTCGATGTGGACAATGGTTTTGTCGACATAGTCGCGGAGCGCTACGACGCCGGTATTCGCCTTGGCGCCAACCTGGACAAGGACATGGTTGCCGTTCCGATTGGCCCACCGGAGCAGTTGGTGGTGGTGGGTGCGCCTTCTTATTTCGCCACATACCCCAAGCCCGAAACCCCTTTCGAGCTTTCGTCCCACCGATGCATCAATCGTCGCCTGCCCACCTTGGGCGGCGCATCAACGTGGGAGTTCGCGCGGGACGGCCAGCCGCTGAAGGTCAGAGTATCCGGCCAGCTGTCGTTGAACAGGCCTGAGTTGATAATTCAAGCCGCCATGTCGGGGCTCGGTTTGGCCTGCTTGTTGAGATCGCAAGTTGAGGCGCAGATCAGGGCGGGGAGTCTGCTGCCGATTCTGCAGCAGTGGTGCCCATCATTTGCTGGGTATCATCTCTACTACCCGAGCCGGAGGCAGAATACAGCTGCTTTCCAGCTTCTTGTCGCAGCCCTGCGATACCACGAAAATTAG
- a CDS encoding FG-GAP repeat domain-containing protein, whose product MMRRFLKSPITLLASVTVMAGAAGAQDGTRNPAYDAFILIPESPSSAYVDATATHVPIAPSLHATDSVFIDVDDDGHLDVVVSVEYGVNRLYLNDGTGRLTYVPDAFGTEPHDNEHVKAADFDGDGNMDVVFVAESDEVHQLFLGDGKGGFIDASERLPAHSQGNGLAVGDVNGDGLPDIVVGSTGETGHTPDAEIVPASNLLFLNDPKRPGHFIDATKTHLPDSNDQTESIALADMTGDGHLDMVIASPAHPNRLLINDGQGRFTDASDRLDLQVPMETREVQVFDANGDGLNDILFFNITSNNFGWDKDPQTRLLINNGKGRFIDETTQRLPAHRFSSWAGKIVDFNNDGAPDILAGAIQVPGFVPLQLRAWQNDGKGFFKDVTLEAVPGITVGRSWSMGSGDLDGDGKTDIFIGGWGTQARLLLTDKQGYQDALPAQQRLTPARSKEHN is encoded by the coding sequence ATGATGAGACGCTTTCTAAAATCACCCATTACGCTCCTCGCATCAGTCACCGTAATGGCGGGAGCTGCGGGAGCTCAGGACGGAACAAGAAACCCCGCTTACGACGCGTTCATACTGATTCCCGAGAGCCCCTCCTCCGCTTATGTCGACGCCACGGCAACTCATGTTCCCATCGCCCCCAGTCTTCACGCTACCGACTCGGTATTTATCGACGTCGACGATGACGGGCATTTGGACGTGGTGGTTTCAGTCGAGTACGGGGTTAACAGGCTCTATTTGAACGATGGCACCGGGCGACTGACCTACGTGCCCGATGCCTTTGGGACAGAGCCTCATGACAACGAGCATGTGAAAGCTGCCGACTTCGACGGCGACGGCAATATGGATGTGGTTTTCGTCGCTGAATCCGATGAGGTACACCAGCTGTTTCTGGGTGATGGCAAAGGTGGTTTTATCGATGCCAGCGAGCGTCTCCCGGCACATAGCCAAGGTAATGGATTGGCAGTCGGCGACGTAAACGGCGACGGATTGCCTGATATCGTGGTGGGCAGTACAGGCGAAACGGGGCACACGCCAGACGCGGAGATCGTTCCGGCTAGCAACCTGCTCTTCCTCAACGATCCGAAGCGCCCAGGGCACTTCATCGACGCCACGAAAACACACCTCCCCGATAGCAATGATCAGACGGAAAGCATTGCGCTTGCCGATATGACCGGCGACGGCCATCTGGACATGGTGATCGCGAGCCCGGCCCATCCAAATCGATTGCTGATCAACGATGGGCAAGGCCGGTTCACCGACGCATCTGATCGGCTTGATCTACAAGTGCCGATGGAAACCCGCGAAGTGCAGGTTTTCGATGCGAACGGAGATGGCCTCAATGACATTCTGTTCTTCAACATTACGAGCAATAACTTCGGCTGGGACAAAGATCCGCAGACCCGGCTTCTGATCAACAACGGCAAAGGCCGCTTCATTGACGAAACCACCCAACGCCTGCCAGCGCACCGCTTCTCGAGCTGGGCGGGCAAGATAGTCGACTTCAACAACGACGGTGCCCCGGATATTCTCGCCGGCGCGATTCAGGTACCTGGGTTCGTACCGCTGCAGTTGAGAGCTTGGCAGAATGATGGCAAGGGCTTCTTCAAGGATGTCACGCTTGAGGCGGTACCTGGCATTACCGTTGGTCGAAGCTGGAGCATGGGCTCTGGCGACCTCGATGGCGACGGCAAGACCGACATCTTCATTGGCGGCTGGGGCACACAAGCCAGGCTGCTGCTTACCGATAAACAAGGCTATCAAGATGCCCTGCCCGCGCAGCAAAGATTGACGCCAGCTCGTAGCAAAGAGCACAACTAG
- a CDS encoding AzlC family ABC transporter permease: MPYRTRADAFWAGVRALIPLTPGVVPFGLLAGVMAIGVGMTPGMAMGMTLLFYSGSAQMVALQLLQDDVLPVAIIFTALIINLRFLMYSASLAPYLHHLPRRWTWPLSYMLSDQSYATCILKLSSGELGRFAHFFYAGTALTMWLSWQLSVMAGIFLGTSIPDTWSLSFAIPLSFLALLVPAIRNSASLGAAVVAGVVAVWAVNMPYNLGLLTASIAGIGAGLLISKTRQQTADDTSVSNAEREAP; the protein is encoded by the coding sequence ATGCCCTACCGAACAAGAGCAGACGCTTTTTGGGCAGGTGTCCGTGCGCTCATTCCATTGACCCCAGGCGTGGTTCCATTCGGGCTTCTGGCAGGTGTCATGGCCATCGGAGTCGGCATGACACCGGGCATGGCGATGGGCATGACGTTGCTGTTCTATTCCGGCTCGGCGCAGATGGTCGCGCTGCAGTTGCTGCAAGACGATGTCTTGCCAGTGGCGATCATATTCACTGCATTGATCATCAATCTGCGTTTCCTGATGTACAGCGCGTCGCTTGCCCCTTACCTGCATCACCTGCCTCGGCGCTGGACATGGCCTCTGTCTTACATGCTGTCCGACCAGTCGTACGCCACCTGTATTCTCAAATTGTCATCAGGCGAACTGGGACGCTTTGCTCACTTCTTTTATGCCGGTACGGCGCTGACCATGTGGTTGTCCTGGCAGCTCTCGGTCATGGCCGGCATCTTTCTGGGCACCAGCATTCCCGATACCTGGTCGCTGAGCTTCGCGATCCCCCTTTCGTTTCTGGCTCTGCTGGTTCCGGCGATCCGCAATTCGGCAAGCCTTGGCGCTGCTGTGGTCGCAGGCGTGGTCGCGGTATGGGCAGTCAACATGCCGTATAACCTGGGCCTGCTGACTGCATCGATAGCCGGTATCGGTGCGGGGCTGCTGATCAGCAAGACGCGCCAGCAAACGGCGGATGACACGAGCGTCAGCAATGCCGAGCGAGAAGCCCCATGA
- a CDS encoding AzlD domain-containing protein: MSDLFLWGLFLAVGLGTFAIRLSFLELYGQIRIPAILSQALQFVPASVLAALVLPAVVYPGGQSEVVWNSPQIPAAIVATLIAWKVRNTTLTLVAGMGTLWALELLGW; the protein is encoded by the coding sequence ATGAGCGATTTGTTTCTCTGGGGGCTGTTCCTGGCTGTCGGCCTCGGAACCTTTGCCATACGACTTTCCTTTCTCGAGCTCTATGGCCAGATCAGGATTCCGGCAATTCTCAGCCAAGCCTTGCAGTTCGTTCCTGCCAGCGTGCTGGCCGCGCTGGTTTTACCGGCGGTGGTATACCCCGGCGGACAAAGCGAAGTGGTATGGAACAGCCCGCAGATTCCGGCCGCCATCGTGGCCACCTTGATAGCCTGGAAGGTACGCAATACCACGCTGACGCTCGTGGCGGGCATGGGGACGCTGTGGGCTCTCGAGCTGTTGGGTTGGTGA
- a CDS encoding aldehyde dehydrogenase: protein MTELLTKQAYADIAAKLNVRTQAFIGGEFRDALSGETFVTTNPATDELLANVAACNAEDVDVAVAAAREAFDDGRWRLLSPGARKSILLRFAQLLEDNAHELAVLESLDSGKPIQECQNVDLPETVNTLRWHAELIDKIYDSTAPVGSAAMAMVVREPVGVVGLVLPWNFPLLMLAWKISPSLAAGCSIVVKPAEETTLTALRVAELAFKAGIPAGVFNVVTGGGREVGEPIGRHNDVAMVSFTGSTETGRLFLKYAAESNLKQVVLECGGKNPAVVMNDVEDIDQVAQFIVNGAFWNMGENCSASSRLIVHAEVRDALLERIGVHIQSWKMGDPLDPENRLGAMVSKAHFEKVRSYLDQAHSDKLDIVYGGQTEKNIFVQPTVVNDVDRQSRLFREEIFGPVLSVTTFTDIDEAIDLANDTVYGLAASAYTGSLRNALRLSREIRAGIVTVNCFGEGDASTPFGGYKESGFGGRDKSIWAHDQYTELKTIWIDAS from the coding sequence ATGACCGAGTTGCTCACCAAACAAGCTTATGCAGACATCGCTGCCAAGCTGAACGTCCGTACCCAGGCCTTCATCGGCGGTGAGTTCCGTGATGCGCTGTCGGGCGAAACCTTCGTCACCACCAACCCGGCAACCGACGAACTGTTGGCCAACGTCGCAGCCTGTAACGCCGAGGATGTAGACGTCGCTGTTGCAGCCGCTCGCGAGGCGTTCGACGATGGTCGCTGGCGACTGCTTTCGCCCGGTGCACGTAAAAGCATCCTTCTGCGTTTCGCTCAACTGCTCGAAGATAACGCTCACGAGCTGGCCGTGTTGGAAAGCCTGGACAGTGGCAAGCCTATTCAGGAATGCCAGAACGTCGACCTGCCGGAAACCGTCAATACCCTGCGCTGGCACGCCGAGTTGATCGACAAGATCTACGACAGCACCGCGCCGGTTGGCTCGGCAGCCATGGCCATGGTCGTGCGTGAGCCGGTCGGTGTGGTTGGCCTGGTGCTGCCCTGGAACTTCCCGCTGCTGATGTTGGCCTGGAAGATCAGCCCGTCGCTGGCCGCTGGCTGTTCCATCGTCGTCAAACCGGCTGAAGAAACCACACTCACTGCCTTGCGCGTCGCCGAGCTGGCCTTCAAAGCGGGGATTCCTGCAGGTGTGTTCAACGTGGTCACCGGTGGCGGCCGTGAAGTCGGTGAGCCCATTGGTCGCCACAACGATGTCGCCATGGTCAGCTTCACCGGCTCCACTGAAACTGGCCGCCTGTTCCTCAAGTACGCCGCCGAATCCAACCTCAAACAGGTCGTGCTTGAGTGTGGTGGCAAGAACCCGGCAGTCGTCATGAACGACGTCGAGGATATCGACCAGGTCGCCCAGTTCATCGTCAATGGCGCATTCTGGAACATGGGCGAGAACTGCTCGGCCTCATCCCGCCTGATCGTCCACGCCGAGGTCAGGGATGCGTTGCTGGAACGCATTGGTGTACACATCCAGAGCTGGAAGATGGGAGACCCGCTGGATCCGGAAAATCGCCTCGGTGCGATGGTCAGCAAGGCGCACTTCGAGAAGGTTCGCTCCTATCTCGATCAGGCGCATAGCGACAAACTGGACATCGTTTATGGCGGGCAGACGGAGAAGAACATCTTTGTTCAGCCGACCGTGGTCAACGACGTGGATCGTCAAAGTCGCCTGTTCCGCGAGGAAATCTTCGGCCCTGTGCTGTCGGTGACCACCTTCACGGATATCGACGAAGCCATCGACCTGGCCAACGACACCGTCTACGGTCTGGCCGCATCGGCCTATACCGGCAGCCTGCGCAACGCGCTGCGCCTGTCACGGGAAATCCGTGCCGGCATCGTCACGGTCAACTGTTTCGGTGAGGGTGACGCATCAACGCCGTTCGGTGGCTACAAGGAATCCGGCTTCGGTGGGCGCGACAAATCGATCTGGGCGCATGACCAGTACACCGAGCTGAAAACCATCTGGATCGATGCGTCGTAG
- a CDS encoding dihydrodipicolinate synthase family protein: MNFDGIFTPAITPLQSNGEIDHGAFAEVLEYLIEARVHGIVIGGSTGEYYAHTSEERIALITRAREVIGNRLPLVIGTGAIRTEDSVLFAEVAKSQKADAILVGTPPYALPTQQEIGEHVLTVDKAAGLPIMLYNYPGRMNVAMQPQFFDAVAACKNIQAIKESSGDMASLHHLAVHRPNLQISCGWDDQALEFFAWGARSWVCAGSNFVPREHVALYEACVIEKDFDKGRRIMAAMLPLMDFLEGGKFVQSIKHGCEISGLRAGGVRAPLKDMSSDEKTELERVVAALKKNVSLITQEA, from the coding sequence ATGAACTTCGACGGCATCTTCACTCCGGCCATTACTCCGCTGCAGAGCAATGGCGAGATCGACCATGGTGCGTTTGCGGAGGTCCTCGAATACCTGATCGAGGCCAGGGTACACGGCATCGTCATCGGTGGCTCTACGGGTGAGTACTACGCCCATACCAGCGAAGAGCGTATCGCGTTGATCACCCGTGCTCGCGAGGTGATAGGCAACCGCCTGCCGCTGGTAATTGGCACAGGCGCCATTCGCACCGAGGATTCCGTGCTCTTCGCCGAGGTGGCCAAGTCCCAAAAGGCTGACGCCATCCTCGTCGGCACGCCACCCTATGCACTGCCAACCCAGCAGGAAATCGGCGAACACGTGCTCACCGTGGACAAAGCCGCTGGCCTGCCGATCATGCTCTACAACTATCCCGGCCGCATGAACGTGGCCATGCAGCCGCAATTCTTCGACGCCGTGGCTGCATGCAAGAACATTCAGGCGATCAAGGAAAGTTCGGGTGATATGGCGAGCCTGCATCACCTCGCGGTTCATCGACCCAACCTGCAGATTTCCTGCGGTTGGGACGACCAGGCGTTGGAGTTCTTCGCCTGGGGCGCCCGCAGCTGGGTGTGCGCCGGCTCCAACTTCGTGCCACGCGAGCACGTCGCGCTCTATGAGGCGTGCGTGATCGAAAAGGACTTCGACAAGGGCCGCCGCATCATGGCAGCGATGCTGCCGCTGATGGACTTCCTGGAGGGCGGCAAGTTCGTTCAGTCGATCAAGCATGGTTGCGAAATCAGCGGCCTTCGCGCCGGTGGTGTACGGGCTCCGCTCAAGGATATGAGCAGCGACGAAAAAACCGAACTGGAGCGCGTCGTGGCCGCGCTGAAGAAAAACGTATCGCTGATCACTCAGGAGGCCTGA
- a CDS encoding NAD(P)/FAD-dependent oxidoreductase: protein MKVHALPADDNSCGWFHLSPPRKPCASHHGHSEAPWVVIGAGFTGLSAARQLALNFPDDEVVLIEAQEVGLGPSGRNAGFAIDLPHDIGAEDYIGDLDIARTVLKLNLAGQRLLSQWVETFGIDCQMKACGKYQAAVERRGLAVLDAYRRGLDKLGQPYEMLSEQELPHHIGTHFYRQALYTPGAVLIQPSALVKGLADNLPANVTLYERTPILEVEYGTNKTRLRHAAGSISASRLVLANNSFGQHFGFLHGRMLPIFTYGSITRQLTSDEQARLQGKPYWGVIPADPFGTTVRRTPDNRLLIRNSFSFNPDGRSNPKYLQRFLQRHRASYAQRFPMLPNVDFEYTWGGALAMTRNHNGFFGQLAPNVYGALGCNGLGVTRGTITGKLLADWLAGERNDLIDFLLAAPGPNANPPQPFLSAGVNLNLLWGQRRAGRES from the coding sequence ATGAAAGTTCACGCCTTGCCTGCCGATGACAACAGCTGTGGCTGGTTCCACCTCAGCCCGCCGCGTAAACCCTGTGCCAGCCATCATGGCCACAGTGAGGCACCCTGGGTGGTCATCGGCGCGGGGTTTACCGGCCTCTCGGCAGCTCGGCAACTGGCGCTGAACTTCCCGGATGACGAAGTGGTGCTGATAGAGGCGCAGGAGGTTGGCCTCGGCCCCTCCGGGCGCAACGCCGGCTTTGCAATCGATTTGCCCCATGACATCGGCGCCGAGGATTACATCGGCGATCTCGATATCGCCAGAACCGTTCTCAAACTGAACCTGGCTGGCCAGCGTCTGCTCAGCCAGTGGGTCGAGACCTTTGGTATCGACTGCCAGATGAAGGCCTGCGGGAAGTATCAGGCCGCAGTCGAGCGGCGAGGCCTGGCCGTGCTCGATGCATACCGCCGTGGCCTGGACAAGCTCGGCCAGCCTTATGAAATGCTCAGCGAGCAAGAGTTGCCGCATCACATTGGCACGCACTTCTATCGCCAGGCTTTGTACACCCCGGGAGCGGTGTTGATTCAGCCTTCGGCGCTGGTCAAAGGCCTGGCCGACAACCTGCCCGCGAACGTGACGCTTTACGAGCGCACGCCGATTCTGGAAGTTGAATACGGCACCAATAAAACACGCTTACGGCATGCCGCTGGCAGCATCTCTGCCAGCCGGCTGGTGCTGGCCAACAATTCCTTTGGTCAGCATTTCGGTTTTCTGCACGGGCGCATGCTGCCGATCTTCACCTACGGCAGCATCACCCGCCAACTCACCAGTGACGAACAGGCGCGCCTGCAAGGCAAACCCTACTGGGGAGTCATTCCGGCCGATCCGTTCGGCACCACGGTTCGCCGCACGCCGGACAACCGTCTGCTGATTCGCAACAGCTTCAGTTTCAACCCTGATGGCCGCAGTAACCCCAAATACCTGCAGCGTTTTCTGCAGCGTCACAGGGCCTCTTATGCACAACGTTTCCCCATGCTGCCCAACGTCGATTTCGAATACACCTGGGGCGGCGCACTGGCGATGACCCGCAACCACAACGGCTTCTTCGGCCAGTTGGCACCTAACGTCTATGGCGCTCTGGGCTGCAACGGGCTGGGCGTAACACGCGGCACCATCACCGGTAAGTTGCTGGCCGACTGGCTCGCTGGCGAACGCAATGACTTGATCGATTTCCTGCTGGCCGCTCCAGGCCCCAACGCAAACCCACCGCAGCCGTTCCTGTCAGCAGGGGTCAATCTGAACCTGCTGTGGGGGCAGCGCCGGGCAGGGCGGGAGAGCTGA
- a CDS encoding GlxA family transcriptional regulator, producing the protein MKDSFQSVLKSRNQVFGVGGTPASRCVRVAFILLDQFSLTSFSTALDALNTGTALEQGVDYQISTWSLTGGAICSDVGVTVDTQRLPLVRVQHHMLVLVGGHRVRLAPNAVLSKVLRRAALERTMMCGLWNAAFHLAQAGLLENRAGVCHPDSLAPIKEYHPSLDLGGSGHALSGRVGTSAEPGAVLDLMLAVMKRCALGHTPVFEDEIKRLHQPERHQQDLPAISRPSGRCLPKPLSVALSMMEENIEEPLDIELIADQVGVSRRQLERRFSRHLNAPPLRYYLELRLTRARQLIVHSNRSLTDVALATGFVSYPHFHRRFKDLFGLPPMEFRTTYDSHLSHHSAFQAQPST; encoded by the coding sequence ATGAAAGACTCCTTTCAAAGCGTACTGAAATCACGAAACCAGGTGTTTGGCGTGGGTGGCACTCCGGCAAGCCGCTGTGTTCGTGTCGCCTTCATCCTGCTTGACCAGTTTTCTCTGACGTCCTTTTCCACTGCACTGGACGCGCTCAATACGGGCACTGCACTCGAGCAGGGTGTCGACTACCAGATCAGTACATGGTCGCTGACTGGTGGTGCCATCTGTAGTGATGTGGGTGTGACGGTTGATACCCAGCGCCTGCCGCTGGTTCGTGTGCAGCACCATATGCTTGTGCTCGTCGGAGGGCACCGCGTCAGGCTGGCGCCAAACGCCGTACTGAGTAAGGTGCTGCGCCGCGCCGCCCTCGAGCGCACGATGATGTGCGGCCTGTGGAACGCTGCATTTCATCTGGCGCAGGCTGGGCTTCTCGAAAACCGGGCCGGTGTATGCCACCCCGATAGTCTTGCGCCGATCAAGGAGTATCACCCGTCTTTGGATCTCGGTGGCAGTGGTCACGCACTCAGCGGCCGCGTTGGCACCAGTGCCGAACCTGGTGCGGTGCTGGACTTGATGCTGGCGGTGATGAAGCGCTGCGCACTGGGGCATACACCGGTGTTCGAGGACGAGATCAAGCGCCTGCACCAGCCGGAGCGTCATCAACAGGATTTGCCCGCCATCTCGAGGCCGAGTGGCAGGTGCCTCCCCAAACCGTTGAGTGTGGCGTTGTCGATGATGGAGGAGAACATAGAAGAGCCGCTGGACATCGAGCTGATCGCTGATCAGGTCGGCGTCTCACGGCGACAGCTAGAGCGTCGTTTCTCGCGTCACCTGAACGCGCCACCGCTGCGCTATTACCTGGAGCTGCGCCTGACTCGCGCGCGCCAGTTGATCGTCCACAGCAACCGCTCACTGACCGATGTAGCACTGGCTACCGGGTTCGTCAGCTACCCGCACTTTCACCGTCGTTTCAAGGATCTGTTCGGGCTGCCGCCGATGGAATTCAGAACCACCTACGACTCGCATTTGAGCCACCACTCGGCTTTCCAGGCACAGCCGAGCACCTGA
- the proX gene encoding glycine betaine/L-proline ABC transporter substrate-binding protein ProX, translating to MCKRAIVAAMTAPVIGMILVSAAQAANPDKPGEGVSVTPIFPTIAEERFRGEIAIAGLEALGYEVKQPKETDYPALFLALSYGDADFTVHMWEHLHAAFYAKAGGDDVMTAVGDVMPGVLQGFMIDKKTADAHHIKDVSDLKKPEIAKLFDSNGDGKADLTGCNPGWGCEVIIEHQLKAYGLNDTVTNNRGSYFALMADTISRYQQGQPILYYTWVPQWISGVLVEGRDVVWLPVPFTSLPDGKNDVNTTFDGKNLGAPIDNVKAVLNKEFAEENPAARTFLSKVRISTEDESAQNLRMQNGEKSLEAIKRQAQEWISAHQTEWHSWLKDARAAGQQ from the coding sequence ATGTGCAAGAGAGCTATCGTTGCCGCCATGACCGCTCCGGTTATCGGCATGATTCTGGTATCCGCCGCTCAGGCAGCCAACCCGGACAAACCCGGCGAGGGGGTATCGGTCACGCCTATCTTCCCGACCATCGCCGAAGAGCGTTTTCGCGGCGAAATAGCTATAGCGGGGCTCGAGGCGCTTGGCTACGAGGTCAAACAACCGAAAGAGACTGACTACCCAGCATTGTTTCTGGCGCTGTCTTACGGCGATGCAGACTTCACCGTGCACATGTGGGAGCACCTGCATGCTGCGTTCTACGCCAAGGCTGGCGGCGATGACGTGATGACTGCGGTCGGTGACGTGATGCCCGGGGTATTGCAAGGCTTCATGATCGACAAGAAAACCGCCGATGCCCACCACATCAAGGACGTGTCTGACCTCAAGAAGCCAGAAATCGCCAAACTCTTCGACAGCAACGGTGACGGCAAGGCAGATCTGACCGGCTGCAACCCTGGTTGGGGTTGCGAGGTGATCATCGAGCACCAGCTCAAGGCTTACGGCCTCAACGATACCGTCACCAATAACCGTGGCTCTTACTTCGCCCTGATGGCCGACACCATTTCTCGCTATCAGCAGGGGCAACCGATTCTCTACTACACCTGGGTGCCGCAATGGATCTCTGGCGTGTTGGTGGAGGGGCGTGACGTCGTATGGCTGCCGGTTCCATTCACTTCATTGCCCGACGGCAAGAATGACGTGAACACCACGTTTGATGGCAAGAATCTCGGCGCTCCGATCGACAACGTGAAGGCGGTTCTTAACAAGGAGTTCGCCGAGGAAAATCCGGCAGCGCGCACCTTCCTTTCCAAAGTCCGGATATCCACTGAAGACGAAAGCGCACAGAACCTGCGTATGCAAAATGGCGAGAAGTCACTCGAGGCTATAAAGCGCCAGGCCCAGGAGTGGATCAGTGCTCACCAGACCGAATGGCACAGCTGGCTGAAAGATGCACGGGCAGCTGGACAGCAGTAA